From the genome of Methanoregula boonei 6A8:
TCTGCCCTTGTTCTTGCCAACACGAAAAACCCGGTACTTGGGATCTTTGGTGAGTCTTCGGTAAATGTCCTCAACCTCAACCTCGCACTCGATGACCTGAGTGCCGGTAAAATCTCTGTTACTCCCGTAGCAATCCCAAAAGACCAACCCGCAAACACGCTCTTTGGGGTGAGCGTAAACGACTGGGCATTCCTTGTCCTGATCGGCGTCATCCTCGCACTCCTTCTTATTCCCACAGGAGAGTTCATGTTCCGGGTCTACACGGGAAAAAAGACCTTCCTTTCGCCGCTGTTTGTACCGGTGGAAGCGTGGATCCTTAAGGCATGCGGTGCCGGCAGCGACGAGGAAATGGACTGGAAATCCTTTGCTGTGGCGATGATGATCTTTTCCGTCATCGGTATCGTATTTGTATTCATCCTTCAGGAAGTCCAGCAGTTCCTGCCGCTCAACCCGCTTGGTGCCACAGCGGTGCCCTGGGACCTCTCGCTCAACACTGCGGTCAGTTTTGCAACAAACACCAACTGGCAGTTCTATGTCCCCGAGACAACGGTCAGCTACCTGACCCAGATGATCGGGCTTACAGTCCAGAACTTCATGTCTGCCGCTGTGGGTATGGTGGTGCTTGTTGCCTTCATCTACGGTTTCTCCCGCAGGTCGTCACATACAATCGGGAACTTCTGGGTATTGCTCCTCCGCAGCATCTGGATCCTCCTTCCCCTCAGTTTTGTCATTGCCCTTGTCCTTGTCTCGCAGGGAGCGCCCCAGACGCTTAGCGGGCCGGTGACCGTTCCCCTTCTTAACGCGACAAACGACTCAGGTGGCAACATCATTACCACGCAGCTGATCTCCCTTGGGCCGGCCGCGTCACAGATTGCCGTAAAGATGCTCGGTACCAATGGCGGCGGGTTCTTCAATGCCAATTCGGCGCATCCTTTCGAGAATCCGACGTGGTTTACGGACCTTGTCGAAATTGTTGCGATCCTTTTGATCCCGGTCTCGCTCTGTTTCATGTTCGGGAAGATGATTGGATCGGTAAAGAAGGGAATCGCCATCCTGATTGCGATGATGATTCTCTTTGTTCCTCTCCTTGGCTTGGGGATCTGGTCAGAGATCGGCGGAAATCCGGCGTTCACTCCGCTTGGGATCAGCCAGGCGCCCTCACACCTCCAGTCCGGTGGCAACATGGAAGGAAAGGAGGTACGCTTCGGCCCGGTCCAGTCGGCAGCATTCTCGGTGATTACTACGGTCACGAGCTGCGGTGCGGTCAATTCGATGCATGATTCGTTCATGCCGCTCGGTGGCCTTGTCCAGATCTTCGATATCCAACTGGGCGAGATCGTGTTTGGAGGCGTCGGATCCGGGCTGTACTGCATGCTCGTCTTTGTCATCATCGCCATGTTTATTGCCGGGCTGATGGTGGGCAGGACGCCCGAGCTGTACGGCAAGAAGATCGAGCCGTACGAGATGAAACTCTCTACCATCCACATTCTCATCCCGATCTTTTTGATCCTGATCGGGACGGCGATCGCGGTATCGATAACCGCAGGAACATCGATGACTGCGAACCCCGGACCTCACGGTTTCTCCGAGATCCTGTACGCGTTTAGTTCAGTCTCCCAGAACAACGGCAGCGCGTTTGCCGGGTTGTCATCAGACACGTTCTATAACCTTACAACTGCATTCTGCATGTTTGTGGGGCGTTATGCGATCGCTATCATCACGCTTGCGCTCGCTGGCGCGTTCGTGGCAAAAAAGATCGTCCCGCCAGGTGAAGGGACACTGCAGGACCACCGTCCGCTTTTTATTATCTGGGTGGTATTTACCATCCTCATCATCGGTGCACTCAGTTTCCTGCCTGCGCTCTCCCTTGGACCTGTCGTAGAATTCCTGATCCAGATGGGAAGAGGTGTTATCCATGTCTGAACATTTGGGCCCCCGGGTCCCGGCATCGGACAGGTATGATTTATACCGGCGTGCCATCATCGACTCGTTTGTCAAGCTCGACCCGCGAACGTTGTACCACAATGTGGTAATGTTCACGGTTGAGATCGGCAGTGTGATTACAACCCTGCTCTGGATCCAGGCGCTCTTTGGACCCGGTGAGGCACCGGCAAGCTTTATCGGGGCGGTCTCCCTCTGGCTTTGGTTTACGGTCCTCTTTGCCAACTTTGCCGAGGCCCTGGCCGAGGGCCGGGGCAAGGCACAGGCAGAGGCCCTAAAAAAGATGCGACAGGATACGTCCGGAAAGAAACTCAACGCCGATTACCGCTTGGAGAAAGGAAAGGAACCAGGGTCATCGGATTACACGACTGTCTCTTCGTCGAAGTTACGGAAAAACGATGTCTTCTATGTCAAAGCCGGCGATACGATCCCGGTCGATGGCGAGGTGATCGAGGGAATTGCATCGGTTAACGAGAGCGCTATCACCGGTGAGAGTGCGCCGGTTATCCGTGAATCCGGCGGCGACCGCAGTGCTGTTACCGGAGGAACAACGATCCTCTCTGACTGGCTGATCGTTCGAGTGAGTGCCGATCCCGGCGAGGGTTTCCTTGACCATATGATAAGCCTCATTGAAGGGGCGAAACGGCAAAGAACGCCAAACGAGATTGCGCTCAACATCCTGCTCGTAGGCCTGACCGCCATCTTTGTCGTAGTCTCTGCCACACTCTATGCATTCTCGGCGTACAGCGTCCAATCGGTGGGGGCCGGGACCACAGTGACGATCACGGTGCTTGTTGCCCTCTTTGTCTGCCTTGCCCCGACTACGATTGGAGGGCTCCTCTCGGCCATTGGCATTGCGGGCATGGACCGGCTGATCCGCAGGAACGTGATCACGACTTCGGGCAGGGCAATTGAAGCTGCCGGGGACGTTGATGTCCTGCTGCTCGATAAGACCGGGACAATCACACTCGGCAACCGCCAGGCTGTAGAATTTATCCCGGTCGACGACACCAGGGTAGAGGAACTGGCAGAAAATGCCCAGCTCGCCTCGCTCGCCGATGAAACTCCCGAGGGGCGCAGTATTGTCGTCCTCGCAAAGGAGAGATATGGCCTCCGTGGCAGGAGTGTAGGGGAGACTGAGTCCGGTGTGGAGATGGAATTTATCCCCTTCACCAGCCAGACCCGGATGAGCGGTGTCGATTACAACGGCACCCGAATCCGGAAAGGTGCCGCCGATGCGATGTATGCCTACATCGAATCAAACGGCGGGACAGTTACGGAGAACCTGAAACTTGCAGTGGACATGATCTCCCGAGCCGGGGGAACCCCGCTTGTTGTGGCAAAGAATGGCCGGGCCCTTGGCGTCATCCACTTAAAGGACATTGTCAAGGGTGGGATCAAGGAGAGGTTTGCCCAGCTCCGGAAGATGGGTATCAAGACCGTTATGATCACCGGGGACAACAAGCTCACGGCAGCAACAATTGCTGCTGAAGCTGGCGTTGATG
Proteins encoded in this window:
- the kdpA gene encoding potassium-transporting ATPase subunit KdpA, whose amino-acid sequence is MLFLPEKASHGAGVSIGASSALWSLIKKQIKPAVVMFLLLTILVGIVYPLVVTGIAQVIFPVQANGDLVVKDGNVVGSSLIGQPFSSPDYFWGRLSATTPVPYNAEASGGSNLGPQNPALIIEVQGRIDALHAVDPDNTQPIPVDLVTSSGSGLDPDISPAAAYYQVPRVARVRNLSEGDVSALVLANTKNPVLGIFGESSVNVLNLNLALDDLSAGKISVTPVAIPKDQPANTLFGVSVNDWAFLVLIGVILALLLIPTGEFMFRVYTGKKTFLSPLFVPVEAWILKACGAGSDEEMDWKSFAVAMMIFSVIGIVFVFILQEVQQFLPLNPLGATAVPWDLSLNTAVSFATNTNWQFYVPETTVSYLTQMIGLTVQNFMSAAVGMVVLVAFIYGFSRRSSHTIGNFWVLLLRSIWILLPLSFVIALVLVSQGAPQTLSGPVTVPLLNATNDSGGNIITTQLISLGPAASQIAVKMLGTNGGGFFNANSAHPFENPTWFTDLVEIVAILLIPVSLCFMFGKMIGSVKKGIAILIAMMILFVPLLGLGIWSEIGGNPAFTPLGISQAPSHLQSGGNMEGKEVRFGPVQSAAFSVITTVTSCGAVNSMHDSFMPLGGLVQIFDIQLGEIVFGGVGSGLYCMLVFVIIAMFIAGLMVGRTPELYGKKIEPYEMKLSTIHILIPIFLILIGTAIAVSITAGTSMTANPGPHGFSEILYAFSSVSQNNGSAFAGLSSDTFYNLTTAFCMFVGRYAIAIITLALAGAFVAKKIVPPGEGTLQDHRPLFIIWVVFTILIIGALSFLPALSLGPVVEFLIQMGRGVIHV
- the kdpB gene encoding potassium-transporting ATPase subunit KdpB — translated: MSEHLGPRVPASDRYDLYRRAIIDSFVKLDPRTLYHNVVMFTVEIGSVITTLLWIQALFGPGEAPASFIGAVSLWLWFTVLFANFAEALAEGRGKAQAEALKKMRQDTSGKKLNADYRLEKGKEPGSSDYTTVSSSKLRKNDVFYVKAGDTIPVDGEVIEGIASVNESAITGESAPVIRESGGDRSAVTGGTTILSDWLIVRVSADPGEGFLDHMISLIEGAKRQRTPNEIALNILLVGLTAIFVVVSATLYAFSAYSVQSVGAGTTVTITVLVALFVCLAPTTIGGLLSAIGIAGMDRLIRRNVITTSGRAIEAAGDVDVLLLDKTGTITLGNRQAVEFIPVDDTRVEELAENAQLASLADETPEGRSIVVLAKERYGLRGRSVGETESGVEMEFIPFTSQTRMSGVDYNGTRIRKGAADAMYAYIESNGGTVTENLKLAVDMISRAGGTPLVVAKNGRALGVIHLKDIVKGGIKERFAQLRKMGIKTVMITGDNKLTAATIAAEAGVDDFLAEATPESKLKLIREYQTGGRMVAMTGDGTNDAPALAQADVAVAMNTGTQPAREAANMVDLDSNPTKLIDIVEIGKQLLMTRGALTTFSIANDIAKYFAIIPVAFASTYPALGALNVLGLHDGILSAVIFNAIIIVILIPLALHGVKYRAMSAEESLRNNILIYGVGGLIAPFIGIKLIDMLLVLLGA